A window of the bacterium genome harbors these coding sequences:
- a CDS encoding tyrosine-type recombinase/integrase has product MPAATLRRTPWCSLRSTGNTPRARSQLRDLRAVLKRAKVPRIGFHDLRHCHASHLLMQGVPVKIVQERLGHATPAVTLGIYAHVLPHMQHDAARDLEKRLLGVADRCSE; this is encoded by the coding sequence GTGCCCGCGGCAACGCTGCGTCGAACGCCCTGGTGTTCGCTCAGGTCGACGGGAAACACTCCACGGGCACGATCTCAACTGCGCGATCTTCGGGCCGTCCTGAAGCGGGCCAAGGTGCCACGGATCGGATTCCACGACCTTCGGCACTGCCATGCAAGCCATCTGCTAATGCAGGGGGTACCGGTGAAGATCGTTCAAGAACGACTCGGCCACGCGACGCCGGCCGTGACACTCGGAATCTATGCACACGTTCTGCCGCACATGCAGCACGACGCGGCGCGGGACCTGGAGAAGCGGCTCCTGGGGGTTGCGGACAGATGCTCGGAATAG
- a CDS encoding integrase core domain-containing protein: RLYRSNEERRVAFPKWLHYYNHHRPHTALEGRVPAVASVNNVCGNHS, translated from the coding sequence CACGGCTCTACCGCTCCAACGAGGAGCGCCGCGTCGCGTTTCCGAAGTGGTTGCACTACTACAATCACCATCGCCCCCACACGGCGCTGGAAGGGCGGGTCCCAGCGGTCGCGAGTGTCAACAACGTGTGTGGGAACCACAGCTAG